TACTTTTAACACAAAATCCTTACTTTATGTAATAAATTAAATGATATGTCAATATAGTTTGTTCTTCATGCGAATAAATCATTTTACATTTTTGAATTAAGCCAAAAAATTAAGTGTATTTATTTTATTTAATCTTTTGAATTTTTATGACCATTTTATTAAATCATATTGATTAACATTTCAATGCTAAAATAAAAAGCGAAGCGGTATACTTTATACCCCTTCGCTTTCTTCATTCGGCTTCGTCTTGCATTCGTCGCTTTGACTGTTTCACCCAATATGGTAGACGTTCTTTTAATGTTTGAAACCCATATGTTTCGGTCTCTTTTATCTCGTCCAATACTGAACGTTTTTCTTTTTTACGTTCATAATTTTTAAAATAATCATTGTCTTTTAAAGACAAATTCAGCTTTCCTGATTCATCAATTGAAATGATTTTAGCTTTTACCGTTTGTCCTTGTGATAAAAGTTTTTTTAAATTATGCACATAATCATCCATAACTTCTGAAATATGAATTAATCCTTCAGTATTGTCAGGGGTTTCAACGAAAGCACCGTAGGGTTGAATACCAGTCACACGTACTTTTATGTGTTGACCAACACGATACTGTTTTTTCAACATGCATAACCCCTTATTAAGTTTGAACTTCAACAGTATCATCATAGCACATATTTTTTCAGAATCATAACTATAAATTGGCAATAAACAACTCTTAAAGATAAAACACGCTATAAATGCATTAGAATACACTGCCATTTTTTATTTTACAACATATACGTAATTCTCAACTATAGATATAATGGTATACTTCTTTTTTAAAAGTATTATCATTAAAGCCTTTCAATGAATTATTGCCTTTGTATTGAATGGCAGAATGACAAATTTGTCATAAATATGATTAAACGTGCACTTACAATTCCATTGCACAGAAAAAGCCTTCAACATTCATCCTTTAAATGAACTTGAAGGCTATATTTAAATGGTTTTGAAAACATCTATTCTTACTATAAACATGGAGATATTACGTATTACATTGTTGCTGAAGATAGATAGCTTCATGTGCTTTTTCTAAACAGACATCATACGGTAACGTCTCTTCAAAAGAAAAACGATATATATTTTGGAACGCATTTGCAATTTCAGACGGATTACCAATCTGATGCACAGCATCCATCATCTCATATACTTCCGCATCTCCTAGCGTCTTATCATCAAAGTGCATAGGATTCCAATCAGATAACAATTGATAGAGTTGAATATTCAAATCGTTATTTGCCACGCATATTCACCTTCTATTTAAATTGATTATGCATTTTTCGCATCTTCAATATCAATGGATTCAATCACAACGTCAAAAGCCGGTTTATCTCCAGGGCCTACTTTAACACTTGCAATATCTTCTAGCGTTTTCTCCCCTTCAACTAATTGACCGAAAACCGTATGTTTTTGATCTAACCACGGTGTACCACCTTTTTCTCGATATGCTTCGGCAATTTCTTTTGGCCATCCACCATCTTGTAATTGATTTAGCATTTGAGCCGGCAATTCTTTCATTTGTACAATGAAAAATTGTGAACCATTTGTACCTGGTCCTGCATTCGCCATAGAAAGAGCGCCATATAAGTTAAATGCTTCCATTGAGAATTCATCTTCAAATGGGCCACCGTAAATACTTTCTCCACCCATTCCCGTACCAGATGGATCGCCACCTTGAATCATGAAATCATTAATTACTCGGTGGAACGTAATACCGTTGTAATAACCTTTTTTCGATAATTCAACAAAGTTTTTAACTGTTTTAGGGGCGATTTCTGGAAATAATTTTAAAGTCATGTCACCCATATTGGTATGCATCACTGCTTTAATCTCATTATCTTGTATTTCTTTCGTAAGTTGCGGATATTTCGTCATTTCTCATTTCTCCATTCATGTTAAACTAAAATATAACCATATCTTAACATATTTAAGAAAGGAAGGAATATTTATGCGCTACCGATTTGCACATAAAAGTGGTGTGTATGGCGTTGAAGTCGTTGAAGAAACACAAGATCAAATATTGGTTAAAGTAATGCAAGTTATCAAGCATCCTAAACAAGGCGACTTGCATTCACCTAATGAAGCTGAAGGCGTCTTTTTCCACGAACGTAAAGCATTGAGTTTGTATGAAAAACGCTATACTACAAAAAGTAAGTTGAAACCAATTGATGTAGACCCCTTACCTTATGAAGTATCTTTACAGCGTGCTATCACTCAGTTAGAGACTAAACTCAAAACTGAAGACACGTTATATAACCAAAAATCACTGATGTGTTTAAATGAACTCAAAAAAGATTATGAACGTCAATACAAAATAAAATTCGATTAATTTTATTCCATTTAAGACGTGTTTCTACTTATTTAAAAGTAGCTGAAAATCAATCCTTATCGCAATGAGGGTTGATTTTCTTCACATTCATAATCATGTATAATAAAAGTAATGCAGTTTTATGAAGGAGGACAATTTATGAGTTGGTTACATATTGCGGTGATTTTGCCGTTGATATTCGCACTTCTCATACCTGTTTTGTACCGCTTTTATAAGCGTGTGCATTTAGGATGGTTTGTGTTACCGATTCCAGTTGTGTTGTTCGTATACTTTTTAACGTATCTTCAACCTACAATGTCCGGTCATTACGAAAAAGCATCTGCTACATGGATGCCACAAATCGGAATGAATTTTGACATATATGTAGACGGTCTCGGCTTATTATTTAGTTTATTAATTACCGGTATAGGGAGCCTTGTTGTACTTTATTCTATTAGTTACTTAAGCCGTTCTGAACAGCTCGGTAATTTCTATTGCTATTTATTGATGTTTATGAGTGCCATGTTAGGTGTTGTACTCTCAGATAATTTATTAATTTTATATTTATTTTGGGAACTCACATCATTCTCAAGTTTCTTACTCATCTCATTTTGGCGCCATAAAGAAAAATCATTGTATGGTGCAATGAAATCTATGATTATCACTGTTTTTGGTGGTTTGTCATTATTAGGTGGATTTATTCTACTATATATTGCCTCTGGTACATGGAGCATTCGTGAATTAATCAATCAACTTGATCACGTTCAAGCATCTCCATTTTTCCTTTTAGCAATGGTATTTATCATTATTGGTGCAATGACAAAGTCGGCACAATTTCCATTTTACATATGGTTGCCTGATGCAATGGAAGCACCAACACCAGTAAGTGCTTATTTACACTCAGCAACAATGGTAAAAGCTGGAATTTATTTAATTGCGCGTTTAACACCTCTTTTTGCAGTGTCTCAAGGATGGATTTGGACTGTAACATTATTTGGACTTGTCACTCTCTTTTGGGGTTCTTTAAATGCAACAAAACAGCAGGATTTAAAGGGGATTTTGGCCTTTTCTACTGTATCTCAACTGGGAATGATTATGTCGATGCTCGGTATTGGTGCAGTAAGTTACCACTTTAACGGCGGTGAAAATTTATTCTATGTTGCTGCATATAGTGCTGCAATATTTCACTTAATCAACCACGCGACGTTTAAAGGTGCGCTATTTATGATTACGGGTGCAGTTGACCACGCGACAGGAACACGTGATATAAAGAAACTTGGTGGCTTAATGACGATTATGCCAATTTCATTTACACTTACAATCATTACGTCATTAAGTATGGCGGGCGTACCTCCATTCAATGGCTTCTTATCTAAAGAACAATTTTTAGAAGCAATGATAGAAGTGACGAATGCCAACCTTTTCAGTTTAAACACTATAGGGATTTTGTTGCCAATTGTTGCAGTGGTTGGTAGTATCTTCACTTTTGTTTATTCATTTAAATTTATTACGGAAATCTTTTTAGGTAAATATCAACCTGAAGTGTTGCCACACAAAGCACATGAAGCATCAATATTAATGAATATTTCACCTATTATTTTATCTACATTAGTGATTGCGATTGGGCTGTTCCCAAGTTTGGTTTCCGCACCTTTAGTGGAACCAGCAGTAAAATCGATTGCTAATATTGATAACATTACAGCTGAATTTCATTTGTGGCACGGATTTACACCTGCATTTATGGCAACACTTATCATATATATTGCCGGTGGCTTATTGATATTAACACACAAGAAATGGGTTCCATTTATTAAAGGATTACCGACATTTCTAACCTTAAATTATTGGTACGATCAAACTGGACGCTATTCACCTTTTTATGCAACACAATTGACACGTACGTATATGACAGGCTTTAGTCGAAATAATATCGTTATTATCTTCACAACGTTAATTATCATCACGGCAGTGACACTCATCTCAGTGCCTTTTACGTTCGACTTTAAACACGTCTCACCGATTCGACCTTATGAATTTATTTCTGTGATTACGATAATCATCGCAGCTGTCATGATTATTTTTGCACGTTCACGCTTATTCAGTATTATCATGCTTAGTGCAGTTGGTTATTCAATGGCGATCTTTTTCATATTCTTTAATGCACCTGACCTTGCATTAACTCAATTTGTAGTAGAAACGATTTCCACCGCACTATTTTTACTATGTTTTTATCATTTACCAAATATGAGTCGCTATAATGAAACGCCTAAATTTAAAATCGTCAATGTTGTGATTTCAATCAGTGTTGGTTTAATCGTTACGATTTTAGGATTAATCGCATACGGTAATCGCCATTTCGTTTCTATTAGTGAATTTTATAAAAAACATGTATACGATCTTGCAGAAGGCAAAAACATGGTCAACGTTATTTTAGTCGACTTCCGTGGAACAGATACATTATTTGAATCAGCCGTACTCGGTATTGCAGGTATGGCGATTTATACACTGATTAAATTACGTGCGAAACATAAAAATGGTTATGAAAGGGTTGAGAACATTGAACAGACAGAAAAATGATTTAATCTCACAATACTCTGCACTGATCATCTTTTTCTTAATTATGATGTTCGGTTTCTCACTCTTTTTAGCCGGACACTATACACCTGGTGGCGGCTTCATTGGTGGGCTACTCGTTTCAAGTGCACTTGTCATTATTGCAGTAGCATTTGATGTAAAAACGATGCGAAAAGTATTTCCATGGGATTTTAAAAAGCTAATTGCGCTCGGTTTAGCATTTTGTGTTTTTTCACCAATGTTAAGTTGGACTTACGGTAAAAACTTTTTCACACATACATCAATAGATATACCTTTACCATTATTAGCACCGATGCATGTGCACACCGCAGTATTATTTGACACTGGCGTTTTATTCGTCGTAGTTGGTACAGTATTAACAATTATTTTAACGATTGGAGAGAATGAGTAATGGAAATTGTCTTAATAGTCATTTGTGGGTTGCTTACGTCCATCGGCGTGTACCTCATTCTTTCTAAAAGTTTAATAAGAATTATTATAGGTACCGCACTTTTATCTCATGCAGCAAACTTATTTTTATTAACTATGGGCGGTTTAAAAACTGGGAACGTTCCTATTTTCGAAAAGAATGTTTCTAATTATGTAGACCCTATTCCGCAAGCTTTAATTTTAACGGCCATTGTTATTTCATTTGCAGTCACTGCCTTTTTCTTAGTACTGGCATTTAGAAGTTATAAAGAATTAGGTACAGACAACGTAGAACGTATGAAGGGAGTACCACAAGATGATGATGAATGAAAATTTAATTGTAATGCTTGTGGCTATTCCAGTTATAACTACAATTTTGTTAATATTTAGTGGTTTACGTCCGTTTATTAAACGGTATATTGCACTAACCGGAACACTCATTACATTAGGATTTGCAATTTGGAATTTAATCAATGTATGGCTAGCTGGTCACCCTATCGTACTCGAATTAGGATCGTGGAAAGCGCCATATAGTATTGTTTTTGTATTAGATTTATTTAGTGCATTGCTTGTTACAACAAGTACACTAATCACAGTACTCATCATACTGTTTTCTTATCAGTCAATCGGGTTACATCGTGAAACTTATTACTACTACTTTACAGTGATGTTTATGCTTGCAGGCATTAATGGAGCATTTATTACCGGTGATATCTTTAACTTGTTCGTATTTTTTGAAGTCTTCTTAATGGCCTCTTATGGTTTGATGGTCATCGGCGGAACAAAAATACAATTACAAGAAAGTGTCAAATATTTATTAGTGAATGTCGTTTCTTCAGCATTCTTCGTTATAGGTGTGGGGATTCTTTATTCTGTAGTGGGCACGTTGAACATGGCTGATATAAGCGTAAAACTGGGCAAGGTTTCTCATGAGCACCCTGGTTTAATCAGCATCGTATTTATACTTTTTATATTTGTATTTGCAACTAAAGCCGGAACTTTCCCTATGTATGTATGGCTTCCAGGTGCGTATTATGCACCGCCTTTCGCTATCATTGCATTTTTCGGTGCGTTACTTACAAAAGTTGGCGTCTATGCAATTGCTCGTACGATGAGTTTATTTTTCCAAGATACATTATCTATTTCTCACTACACGATACTTACTCTAGCGCTGCTCACCATCATTTTTGGTTCTGTAGGTGCTATAGCATATAGAGACACTAAACGTATCATTCTTTATAACATTATGATTGCTGTCGGTGTGATTTTAGTAGGTGTAGCAATGATGAATGAAACAGGCATCGTCGGTGCTATTTATTACACATTGCATGATATGTTAGTAAAAGCTGCTTTATTCTTCCTCATTGGGATTATGTATAAAATCACAAAAACGACTGATTTACGTAAGTTTGGTGGATTAATTCATCATTATCCGCTTCTTGGATGGACATTTTTTATCGCCGCGTTAAGTTTAGCAGGTATCCCGCCATTGAGTGGATTTTATGGGAAGTTATACATTGTACAAGCTACTTTCCAAAAAGGGTTTTATGTGAGCGGAATTATCGTTCTGCTTTCAAGTTTAGTCGTGCTCTATTCAGTAATGAATATTTTCCTACGTGGTTTCTTTGGAAAAAGTTATGGCTATGTTTATAACCCTCGCCTTCACCATAGAGGATTGTTAGCAGTAGCTGTACTATCAGTAGTGATTACTGTTATTTTCGGTTTAACTGCCGAACAACTCTATCCGTTTATCTCAGAAGGTGCAAAATCATTCTATCAACCCGAAACATATATTCAAAGCGTATTAGGAGGCGATTAAATGGCAGTTCAAATATTAATTAATATTATCTTAGCTGTATTTTGGTTGTTTTTATCTGGCAGCTATACGATGAATTCATTTGTACTCGGTTTTTTATTCGCCTTATTACTCGTCTATTTAATGCGCCAAATCCTACCTGGCCGATTTTATCTTATAACGATTTATAAAGTCATTAAGCTTGCTTTTATATTTATAATAGAACTAATTAAAGCAAACTTTGATGTATTTAAAGTCATTATTCAACCCCATTTAAAGAATGAATCTGCATTCTTTGTATATGAAACAGATTTAGAACATAAATGGCAAGTCGCGTTATTATCAAACTTGATTACATTGACACCTGGTACTGTAGTTATTGGTGTGAATGACGATATGAAGCGGTTATATATTCATTGTCTTGACTTTTCAACAAAAGAAGAGGAAGTTGCATCGATTAAAAACTCGCTTGAAAAAGCAGTGAAAGAAGTAGGTGAATCCTAATGAGTTATGACATATTTATTATCATTGCCTTAATCATAGTTGTGCTTTCTATATTGGCTATGCTTGTACGTGTCATTTTAGGCCCTACTCTTGCTGATCGCGTAGTTGCCTTGGATGCCATTGGTATTCAATTAATGGCAATAGTAGGTCTATTTTCTATTATTTTAAATACGCCATATATGATTGTAGCCATACTTCTAATTGGTATTCTTGCCTTTTTAGGTACAGCCGTATTTGCAAAGTTTATGGATAAAGGTGAGGTGATTGAACATGACAGAAACCATCGTGACTAGTATCGGTATAGTGCTTGTCATAATCGGCGCATTATTTAGCGCGCTTGCTGCTTTCGGTATTTTGAAATTAGATGATGTATATTCGCGTGCTCATGCTGCCGGTAAAGCCGCTACACTCGGTGCAATGCTCTTACTCACTGGCGTGTTCATTTACTTTATTGGCAAAGAAGGATATGTTAATTTCCAACTTTTAATCGGTATATTCTTTGTTTTTATTACTGGTCCTCTAGCAAGCCATATGATTTTAAAAGCAGCATATAATTTAAAATCACCTGCATCTAAACGCTTAAAACTAGATGAGGTTAAAGAAGATTTAAAAGGCAAAAAGCTATAATAATTCAAAATAATATTTCTATTTAGCGAGGAATCATTCTATTAAATATAGAGGATCTCCTCGCTATTTTTATCCTGATTTTATACGATTCCTCCACCTTCAAATTCTATATTTAACGTAGCCTTTTCGATAAAAACATTAATGATTAAGGGTATTATTTATTATTCTTGAATAATTTTCAAAGTGTGTGTATATTTGTTGGTGTAAAAATATACCAAGAAGGGATTCAAATTATGAAAGGTCGCACTTCAATACTGTACACTCTACTTTTATTATTTTTGTTTACCTCTGGATGTACACAACAACACAAAAGTAGTCAACAACATCAGGTTGACGCATCTATGTACGCAAAACATCAATCAAAAATTAATACAGATTGGACACCTTATAAAGGACAAATTTATCACATTTTCTTTCACCCTGTTATTACTAAACCGAAATTAGCATTTAATAGTAAAAACCCAAGTGCAAAAGGTAATAACGATTGGATGGTGACGACAAAAGAATTTAAAGCCACAATTGAAGAATTACATAAGAACAATTTTATTTTGATAGACCCCCACGACGCTTTTGATTTTGAATCATCGCCTATTAAAAAGAAAACGTTGAAATTACCTAAAAATAAAAAGCCACTTATATTATCTATTGATGACATGAATTATTATGACTATATGCGCGGGAAAGGTTACGATGATCGACTCGTACTTGATGAATCACAACATGTCGTATCTGAAACTAAGGATAAACATGGAAAATTGATTCACTCAAAAAAAGATGATATCGTACCTATTTTAAATGATTTTGTAAAAGATCATCCTGACTTTTCTCTAAACGGTCAAAAAGGGGTCATAGGATTAACGGGATATAGTGGCGTTTTAGGATATCGAACAAATGAAACGGATAATAAAGCGTACGATCAACGTAAAAGAGATGCTATAAAAGTTGTAGAAGCTATGAAACGTGATGGTTGGACCTTTGCTAGTCATTCTTATGGCCATATTAATTTTAAAAAGTCATCTTATAAAGAGATTGTTAACGATACCAAAAAATGGGAAAAAGAAGTCGCACCTATAGTTGGCAAAACAGAGTTATTTATTTTCCCTCATGGTGCACAAGATCGAAATACGCCAGCATATCACTTCTTAATTAAAGAAGGTCATTTTAAATATTTCGCCGGTGTCGGTCCTAATAACTTTACTGACATATCGACAGATAATGTGTACCAAGATAAAGTAGCGATAGATGGACTGAATTTGTATGAATTCAAGTATAAACTCAAACCATTTGTCACACCTGAAAAGGTATATAATAAAGAAGATCGCGCTTATTTTAAAGGAAATAAATCTTACGAAAACTAAATTAAAAACCATCTTTGACTGAGAATATACAGGCAATCCGCCGTGTCATTTCTCTCAAAGATGGTTTTTTTAAGCATTAATTTGTTTAATTGCGATTGTACCTCTCATGACGGTTATGAGCGTCCCTACCTCATTAGTTATTTTAATATCCCATACGTGTGTTGAACGCCCGCGATGCAAAATCGTAGCATTGGCGATTACTTTACCACTTTTTACAGATTTAATATGATTGGCATTCATTTCTAAACCTACGGGTATTTCTTTTGTCACATCCAATAAATGTGCAGATCCCATGGAGCAAGCTGTTTCACCTAAAGCCATCGATGCTCCGCCATGAAGGTAACCAAAAGGTTGTTTAACCTGATCCGTGACAGGCATTTCCATTTTAAGAAACCCATCTCGTTTTTCAATCACTTTCATATTTAATAATTCCACTAAATTTGTCATCTTAATGCCTCCTTGCAATTATTATAATACAAGTGCAGCAACGGTACCCATAATAACAAGTGGAATGTTATAAAATAAAAAGTTCGGGATACACGTATCTCGAATATGATCATGTTGTCCATCTACATTGAGTCCTGCGGTAGGCCCTAATGTAGAATCACTCGCCGGTGACCCAGAATCTCCAAGTGCACTAGCTGTTCCTATTAATGCGATTAAGGCCATAGTACTCATGCCTAACGCTTCGCCAAACGGTATAAATAACGCAGCGATAATTGGAATTGTCGCAAACGAAGAACCAATCCCTAAGGTTACAATAAGTCCAATGAGGTACATAAGTACAATACTTAAAAATAGATTGCCTCCAGAAATTGTCGTCAATCCATTGACTAATTTTTCAATATCTCCTGTTTTATTCATCACACCTGCAAAACCATTCGCAGTTAAAATAACCACGCCAATGTAGGCCATAATTTTAATTCCCTCTACGAATTGATGATCCAAATCTTTCCATTTATATATACCTGATATGAAAAAGATTAAGACCCCTGCCAATGCGCCGAAAATCATTGAATCTGTCAATGTTTGTACTGTGAATGTTGCCAAAATCGCGACGATGACGACAATAATCACATAAGGTCTTAATGTAACTTGAGTATCATCATTTGAGATTTCAATCGTTTTATAGTCTCTAGGTTTCCGATAATAGATTAAGGCTAGTATGAGTCCAATGATATACCCACTCGCAGGTATTAACATCGCTTTCCAGATCATTCCAAATGCTATTGGGTGATTCGCTTTTTCAAACCCTTTTTGAATGATTTCTTGGAAAATGTGACCGAACCCAAAAGGTAATAAAACATAGGGAAAACATAATCCAAACCCAATAATCACACCAATTAAACGACGATCAATTTTTAATTCATTAAATAAACTGAGTAATGGCGGAACAACTATTGGAATAAATGCAATATGCACCGGAATGACATTTTGACTCATTACACTTAACATAAGTAAACTAATTATAATAAATACTTTTACTTTTATACGTGAAACCTTTGTATTTTCTGAACGAATCGCTTCTATAATGCGATTAACAAGATAGTCTGTAATACCGCTATAAGATATTAATGCGGCAAAACCTCCAAGTAACGCGTAGCTCAAGGCCACTTCTGCACCATCTACAATATTTTGCGTAAACGTTGCGATTGTTTTGTCTAAAGGTAAACCGGCAATTAAACCTCCGACCAATGCACTTATAAACAAACTAATGACAACGTTTAATCGGCATAAACATAAAACAATCATAAGTAACACTGCGATTAAAACTGCATTCATTCCAAAATCTCCTTTAGTTCATTATCGTGTTAAAGCGTTATGAAAATCATAACAGTTTCGTTTTTTCGTGTCAACGCATGATTCATCTTCTTTATCAATTTTTCCTAATAATTTGACTCACTCTATGTTCCCCCCAATCTCACCATTTTCCTCATTTCGCATTTAAAACTTATGTCGACCACTAACGTATAACGATGGCATTTAAAAAGCCACCAATATCCCTATAAATATGGACATTGATGGCAATAACCCTCGACGTTTACATCTTCATTTATTAAAATACAGGACGTAATACAAAAACAAATTAACACAATACTTTTAGAAGAAACTGCTAAATACGCTTTAGTTCATGTAAAATTTATGTAAATTATGATAATGCGACATTTTAATGTCCTACTCTCATTTACTGTTACATCCTCAAAATCCTACGTTGGAAATACCATACGTCTGTTTTAAATAATTTACGATTGTTGAAATCATCACGCCTGTAGCACCTTTAGGCCCTTTGAAAGATGCTTTGTTTATTGTAGCTGG
The sequence above is a segment of the Staphylococcus hyicus genome. Coding sequences within it:
- a CDS encoding Na+/H+ antiporter family protein, translating into MNAVLIAVLLMIVLCLCRLNVVISLFISALVGGLIAGLPLDKTIATFTQNIVDGAEVALSYALLGGFAALISYSGITDYLVNRIIEAIRSENTKVSRIKVKVFIIISLLMLSVMSQNVIPVHIAFIPIVVPPLLSLFNELKIDRRLIGVIIGFGLCFPYVLLPFGFGHIFQEIIQKGFEKANHPIAFGMIWKAMLIPASGYIIGLILALIYYRKPRDYKTIEISNDDTQVTLRPYVIIVVIVAILATFTVQTLTDSMIFGALAGVLIFFISGIYKWKDLDHQFVEGIKIMAYIGVVILTANGFAGVMNKTGDIEKLVNGLTTISGGNLFLSIVLMYLIGLIVTLGIGSSFATIPIIAALFIPFGEALGMSTMALIALIGTASALGDSGSPASDSTLGPTAGLNVDGQHDHIRDTCIPNFLFYNIPLVIMGTVAALVL